The Fulvia fulva chromosome 13, complete sequence genome window below encodes:
- a CDS encoding putative 6-phosphogluconolactonase translates to MLSTNLLALCATTASAATNLFVADYSGNVTTLSLSETNGTYKLEQTSINDGCAPNPSWLTIDPARGVLYCLNEGLSSPNGSLSSFTINADGSLEHVQNTTTANGPVSGIIYGEPAGQRALALAHYRGSAVSSWLLTEGGNFAENGAHFFTLHQPGPHPDRQAAPYEHEAITDPTGQYIVVPDLGADLVRVFGWNAETLELEALQPLKLTPGTGPRHAAFYTPYGVPRGTTHMYLVGELTGTVTAYSVAYLPGNSGLSFTELSNTSTIPLFTPHRRNAPAEIHVSPDNRFLIISNRNDSSFTLPDPIGESDSISTFALDHDGSITFTQLWPAAGLFPRHYETNAIGNLVAVGLQNSQAVAILARDVQTGLIGEPVARIEIGGNVTAVVWDEERALGVLGG, encoded by the exons ATGCTATCAACAAATCTCCTAGCGCTATGCGCGACTACTGCCTCGGCAGCCACCAACCTCTTCGTGGCAGATTACAGCGGCAACGTCACGACGCTATCGCTCAGCGAGACCAACGGCACCTACAAGCTCGAGCAGACTTCCATCAACGATGGCTGCGCACCCAACCCATCGTGGCTGACCATCGACCCAGCAAGAGGCGTGCTCTACTGCCTCAACGAAGGCCTCTCCTCACCAAACGGCTCGCTCAGCAGCTTCACCATCAACGCCGACGGCAGCCTCGAGCATGTCCAAAACACCACAACCGCCAACGGCCCAGTCAGCGGCATCATCTACGGCGAGCCAGCCGGTCAGCGTGCCCTTGCTCTGGCACACTACCGCGGCTCGGCTGTCAGTTCGTGGTTGTTGACAGAGGGCGGCAACTTCGCCGAGAATGGCGCTCACTTCTTCACGCTCCACCAGCCAGGCCCGCATCCAGACCGACAGGCCGCTCCATACGAGCACGAAGCAATCACGGACCCGACTGGCCAGTACATTGTTGTGCCTGACCTCGGCGCAGATCTCGTGCGAGTCTTTGGCTGGAATGCTGAGACCCTCGAGCTCGAAGCTTTGCAGCCACTGAAGCTCACTCCAGGAACCGGGCCACGACACGCTGCATTCTACACGCCGTATGGCGTCCCGCGTGGAACGACGCACATGTACCTCGTGGGCGAGCTTACAGGGACTG TCACCGCCTACTCCGTCGCCTACCTCCCCGGCAACAGCGGCCTCTCCTTCACCGAGCTCTCCAACACCAGCACAATCCCCCTCTTCACCCCCCACCGCCGCAACGCCCCCGCCGAAATCCACGTCTCCCCCGACAACCGCTTCCTCATCATCTCCAACCGCAACGACAGCTCCTTCACCCTCCCCGACCCCATCGGCGAAAGCGACTCCATCTCCACCTTCGCGCTTGACCACGACGGTAGCATAACGTTCACCCAACTCTGGCCAGCGGCTGGTCTGTTCCCACGTCACTATGAGACCAACGCGATTGGTAACCTGGTAGCCGTTGGTCTGCAGAATAGCCAGGCTGTTGCGATTCTGGCAAGAGATGTACAGACTGGTTTGATCGGCGAGCCGGTTGCGAGGATTGAGATTGGTGGCAATGTTACGGCTGTGGTGTGGGATGAAGAGCGTGCGCTGGGAGTGTTGGGAGGATAG
- a CDS encoding Protoporphyrin uptake protein 1 produces MAGGDDGDYYNGYTPSIAAASVFAALFGILTLLHGYQLFRTKTWYFLAFFAGGIFETVGFIVRTISASEEPEYTRAPYIVSQVAVLVAPSLFAASMYMELARIIRLTGGEVYSMIRVTWLTKIFVVGDVIAFLTQTLGAGLLASSSSSSHDTGRTIIQIGLNVQIVFFALFVVVALLFHFRIAKNPTQKVRKNRIPWKKHLDNIYTASSMVLVRCVFRFIEYAMGEYSYLMTNEWVIYVFDALLMVFVMVAFAVVHPSEVGALLNGKGKAIVKVVFAREVAVAMVADYDWMQREQDASLDSAQEMTAYHGV; encoded by the exons ATGGCCGGAGGCGACGATGGCGACTACTACAATGGTTACACACCATCAATCGCAGCAGCATCAGTCTTCGCCGCCCTCTTCGGCATTCTAACACTTCTCCATGGCTACCAGCTCTTCCGCACGAAGACTTGGTACTTCCTGGCCTTCTTCGCCGGTGGAATCT TCGAAACGGTTGGCTTCATCGTCAGAACCATCTCCGCAAGTGAAGAGCCTGAATACACCAGAGCGCCCTATATAGTCAGCCAAGTCGCAGTCCTGGTCGCACCCTCGCTCTTCGCTGCGAGCATGTATATGGAGCTGGCAAGGATTATTCGCCTGACGGGAGGCGAGGTCTATTCCATGATTCGTGTCACTTGGTTGACGAAGATCTTCGTGGTGGGCGATGTGATTGCCTTTCTGACCCAAACTCTCG GTGCCGGCTTGCTCGCAAGTTCATCCTCCTCCTCCCACGACACAGGCCGCACCATAATCCAGATCGGCCTCAATGTGCAGATCGTCTTCTTCGCCCtcttcgtcgtcgtcgcGCTCCTCTTCCACTTCCGCATCGCCAAGAACCCAACTCAGAAGGTCCGGAAGAACCGCATCCCGTGGAAGAAACATCTTGACAACATTTACACTGCCAGCAGTATGGTTCTGGTAAGATGCGTCTTCCGATTCATCGAGTATGCTATGGGGGAGTATAGTTATCTTATGACGAATGAGTGGGTTATATATGTGTTTGATGCGCTGCTGATGGTGTTTGTTATGGTGGCTTTTGCGGTTGTGCATCCGAGTGAGGTTGGAGCGCTGCTTAATGGGAAGGGGAAGGCGATTGTGAAGGTTGTGTTTGCAAGAGAGGTCGCGGTCGCGATGGTGGCGGATTATGACTGGATGCAGAGGGAGCAGGATGCGTCGCTTGATTCGGCCCAAGAGATGACGGCTTATCATGGCGTGTGA
- a CDS encoding Carboxypeptidase S1 B has protein sequence MLMKAFLSGAALLASLAPVHASLSPKFHGASPKINKRQVTFPANVTDYKTITTPTGVKIRYKEPGKEGVCETTPGVDSYSGYIDIAPNVHMFFWFFESRRDPANDDFTLWLNGGPGSDSLIGLFEELGPCRINENLTTVLNPWSWNNVSNMLFLSQPIGTGLSYAKEQQGSLGNYTGQFLNSSQTNVNGTWPILDPVNVGEIDTTDLAAVGAWHVLQGFLSGIDKLEGNDMKAPKKFNLATESYGGHYGPAFFNYFYQENEKIKNGSSKGYAMDFNSLTLINAIISETIQAGYYPEFATKNTYNITSYNETVYNYAKFANNMIGGCQEMIQSCEAAAMELNGGSVRGRITDIASRSPAIAAICSEAQNMCRDNVEGMYYNYGNRGVYDIRHPRADPTPPSYYEDYLNQAHIQQAVGVSVNYTGSNSDIYYQFQDTGDFIYPNFLLDLQDIIASGVRVALAYGDADYICNWFGGQAVSLQVNHTHKAEFNAAGYEPFMYGGMEYGETRERGNFSFTRVYESGHEVPYYQPQAALAHFERVISGVDIPQGIEKVSASLVSNGTANATHTNAFVPLPPTESAGYASWSASIVASYDALDLLPPPTATPTL, from the exons ATGCTGATGAAAGCATTTCTATCCGGGGCAGCTCTGCTTGCCTCGCTGGCACCAGTTCACGCTTCACTGAGTCCGAAATTCCATGGCGCTTCACCAAAGATCAACAAGCGACAGGTTACCTTCCCAGCGAACGTCACAGACTACAAGACCATCACAACACCGACCGGCGTCAAGATTCGCTACAAGGAGCCAGGCAAGGAGGGCGTTTGCGAGACCACACCCGGAGTCGACTCATACTCGGGATACATTGACATTGCGCCAAATGTGCACATGTTCTTCTGGTTCTTTGAGAGCCGACGGGATCCTGCCAACGATGACTTCACCTTGTGGCTGAATGGAGGTCCGGGCTCAGATTCATTGATCGGTCTCTTCGAGGAGTTGGGTCCTTGCCGCATCAACGAGAACCTCACGACAGTGTTGAACCCTTGGTCTTGGAACAATGTGTCAAACATGCTCTTCCTCAGCCAACCTATTGGTACTGGACTGTCTTACGCGAAAGAGCAACAGGGTTCTCTTGGTAACTACACTGGACAGTTCCTGAACTCATCTCAGACAAACGTAAACGGCACATGGCCGATCCTTGACCCAGTCAACGTTGGCGAAATCGACACCACTGATCTCGCGGCTGTTGGAGCTTGGCACGTACTTCAAGGATTCCTCTCTGGAATCGACAAGCTTGAAGGCAACGATATGAAGGCCCCAAAGAAGTTCAACCTCGCCACTGAGTCCTACGGTGGACACTATGGACCTGCATTCTTCAACTACTTCTACCAGGAGAATGAGAAGATCAAGAACGGCTCGAGCAAGGGCTATGCCATGGACTTCAACTCTCTGACCCTGATCAATGCTATCATTTCGGAGACGATCCAGGCAGGCTACTACCCAGAGTTCGCTACCAAGAACACGTACAACATCACTTCCTACAACGAGACGGTCTACAACTATGCCAAGTTCGCCAACAACATGATTGGTGGCTGTCAAGAGATGATCCAAAGTTGCGAGGCGGCTGCGATGGAACTGAATGGTGGCTCTGTACGAGGCAGAATTACCGACATTGCTTCGAGAAGTCCCGCGATTGCAGCGATTTGCAGTGAAGCTCAGAATATGTGCAGAGACAATGTGGAGGGG ATGTACTACAACTACGGAAACCGTGGCGTTTATGACATTAGGCACCCGCGAGCCGACCCAACTCCACCGTCCTATTACGAAGATTACCTCAACCAGGCGCACATCCAGCAAGCTGTCGGCGTCTCTGTCAACTACACCGGAAGCAACAGTGATATCTACTATCAATTCCAGGATACTGGCGACTTCATCTACCCTAACTTCTTGCTCGATCTTCAAGATATCATCGCTAGTGGTGTCCGCGTGGCCTTGGCCTATGGTGATGCTG ACTACATCTGTAACTGGTTCGGAGGACAAGCCGTCAGTCTGCAAGTCAACCACACGCACAAGGCAGAATTCAACGCAGCTGGATACGAGCCTTTCATGTACGGCGGAATGGAGTACGGCGAGACTCGCGAGcgcggcaacttctcctttaCTCGCGTATACGAGTCCGGTCATGAGGTCCCATACTACCAGCCACAGGCCGCGCTTGCACACTTCGAGCGTGTGATCAGTGGTGTCGATATCCCACAAGGTATCGAGAAGGTCTCCGCCAGCTTGGTCAGCAATGGCACTGCCAATGCTACACACACGAACGCGTTCGTGCCACTGCCACCTACGGAATCTGCAGGATACGCCTCGTGGAGTGCAAGCATTGTTGCTAGCTATGATGCTCTGGACCTCTTGCCGCCACCGACAGCCACTCCTACGCTCTAG
- a CDS encoding Mono-ADP-ribosyltransferase: protein MVSQKIHSGTMAQGHRPDRQWTPTSTHFDRSGVPLEGPTITYGRVLGETTCFSDQYRRNNHPNKAVDLAACSHRMTHEALLAVLSRISAEPVDQYLQAVVASSQCSNVISFVHDGRWATLLIQTAQELTSLTSPHSAVYAILSKWCSPSLPVEPTLYLRAIDITIRLLHRVDDSLAISRLWEDWTAAIPYASVLSRLQARPEGISTALEELLGPNIPRWHSWACWRPHGDRILRWQALWHEKHMRALWTLLGPDPESLGGTCREISPSAPAYHITNGTFNHWLKTNGLTPGPRLLDADAKELRRFSDDLFCAVDGICSDGPIGTEALFFEHVCMDKQLGLDDHALHLMKLCKDAISEEAQAFLMMVLQREDAPLAPRCLTSTIIKGLRILDKDAYAELRTYLKDDIMTQVYRATDSLRNQYLDWVGHDQALQSAHANAISSFQLALTPSSSWLQGAELRETSFDAEHGIWLKSLYTFSALYKAIVADNGTLEVLATKYIRDFVFGNDTTGDEELALMHHLHALWVRTTSSSKRSAALSLAGAQDTPLVARTGCIIDLALLQEASARALSACITRSTDSSASDVCRQAMALAADAVQQPGSHKDCWRSLVRYVMGMYRLSPQYVLQLRTFTDCAVSTYEHWIWNLYRVFDDTISHLDAALAWTQRLSAYSRTLDDLHAMPNSNQSIRCIYTAFDRVQSETVFQALSCVKQESREERRTAMLHILQCLTNTHAYAGTTLAGVQLIKEASHSCFEQCCKLIDLSLTQSLYVAAVQLNVWLATTVLDQSTTKALQCLAVALHLPPTAKADLAKDYFLRRVADLMKGAAELDATRAQLKRTDKSGVAALLLKLKIEDTTSTTDDENLSLPDDIINMVEQVDERTLELSFSTAHLKLLQRKAMGLTASESIIVRITRAPSGSWESFCVHVCDPQTDWHSIKHNPMKLSQSTPHRLPCEGRDTRIGYAIMRSDWRWLVSTHSTRGTSVGVIYRNIERAIKLFGNHCIVCDQSLQADLYRPTLCAANGCWAIWIQSSLEVRLADVRLDEPVVELLLAAVQASVTWMSIKGTLDLLPTRPARLNQNAPLLDLMNKIPSIATAVKSLDDLYQIKSKYSLRGELLLSWLCNGYKGVLASANSGPLRIPNLPNVLQFVMVDSPPPIAAAFAKHDHLQPRQVLFHGTSMDRLWPILCQGLKVLSSTSFQTHGAAHGSGIYLAENPSTAVGYASQAPCQQPTFAAQHSAYVNKKVLLGIEYAGNDASRGNGIHVATDPTKLLLRYIFLLPEGFRAPIANHVVPAMLSNISTLRSGVRKT, encoded by the exons ATGGTTTCACAGAAGATACACTCCGGAACAATGGCACAAGGACATCGACCAGACCGCCAATGGACTCCTACCAGTACACACTTCGATCGCTCTGGCGTTCCCTTGGAAGGACCTACGATCACATACGGACGTGTACTTGGCGAAACGACATGCTTCAGTGACCAATACAGACGAAATAACCATCCAAACAAGGCGGTGGATTTAGCGGCTTGTTCACATCGGATGACACACGAAGCGTTACTAGCTGTGCTTTCTCGTATCTCCGCCGAGCCCGTGGACCAATATCTACAAGCCGTCGTTGCGTCTAGTCAGTGCAGCAACGTTATATCGTTCGTGCACGATGGCCGTTGGGCCACACTCCTGATACAGACTGCCCAAGAGCTGACGTCGTTGACATCGCCTCACTCGGCCGTGTATGCAATCTTGAGCAAATGGTGCTCGCCGTCATTACCTGTCGAGCCAACCTTATATTTACGCGCAATCGACATCACCATCCGGCTCCTGCACAGGGTTGATGATTCACTGGCGATTTCACGGCTGTGGGAAGACTGGACTGCAGCTATTCCGTATGCATCGGTTCTATCGAGACTGCAAGCTCGTCCTGAAGGCATATCAACGGCACTGGAAGAGCTGCTTGGACCGAACATACCAAGATGGCATAGTTGGGCCTGCTGGCGGCCACACGGAGATCGTATACTGCGATGGCAGGCGTTATGGCATGAGAAGCATATGCGCGCATTGTGGACGCTGCTAGGGCCAGATCCCGAGAGCCTCGGCGGCACATGTAGAGAGATTTCGCCATCAGCACCAGCATATCACATTACGAACGGCACATTCAACCATTGGCTCAAAACCAACGGCCTAACACCCGGTCCTCGACTACTAGATGCAGATGCCAAGGAGCTGAGAAGGTTCTCGGATGATCTATTCTGCGCGGTCGACGGGATATGCAGCGATGGCCCCATAGGCACAGAAGCATTGTTTTTCGAGCATGTTTGTATGGACAAGCAGCTTGGCCTCGATGACCACGCCCTCCACCTAATGAAACTATGCAAAGATGCGATATCTGAGGAAGCTCAGGCCTTCCTCATGATGGTCTTGCAACGGGAGGACGCACCACTGGCCCCACGCTGCCTGACATCGACCATCATCAAGGGGCTACGGATTCTCGACAAAGATGCTTACGCGGAGCTGCGAACGTATCTCAAGGACGACATCATGACGCAAGTCTACCGGGCCACAGACTCTCTCAGGAACCAGTATCTCGATTGGGTCGGACACGACCAGGCCTTGCAAAGCGCGCACGCAAATGCCATTAGTAGCTTCCAACTAGCCCTCACCCCATCGTCCTCGTGGCTACAAGGGGCGGAGCTGAGGGAGACAAGCTTCGATGCCGAACACGGCATTTGGCTGAAGAGTCTATACACGTTCTCTGCCTTGTACAAGGCCATCGTTGCTGACAACGGTACACTGGAAGTTCTCGCGACAAAGTACATCCGAGACTTCGTCTTTGGAAATGATACCACTGGCGATGAAGAGCTGGCTTTGATGCACCATCTCCATGCGCTCTGGGTGCGAACGACTTCTAGCAGTAAGCGTTCAGCAGCATTGTCGCTCGCCGGCGCGCAGGACACTCCGCTCGTTGCTCGCACTGGGTGTATCATCGACCTGGCGCTGTTGCAAGAGGCTTCAGCCCGAGCACTCTCTGCATGTATCACGCGATCCACCGACTCAAGTGCTTCTGATGTGTGCCGGCAAGCTATGGCACTTGCTGCGGATGCTGTTCAGCAGCCTGGTAGTCACAAGGACTGTTGGCGAAGCTTGGTGCGGTATGTCATGGGCATGTACCGCTTATCACCTCAGTATGTACTGCAGCTGCGGACTTTTACAGACTGTGCAGTCAGTACATACGAGCACTGGATTTGGAATCTGTATAGGGTCTTTGACGATACTATTAGCCATCTCGACGCAGCTCTGGCGTGGACACAGAGACTGAGTGCGTACAGCAGAACTCTGGACGACCTTCACGCCATGCCGAACTCGAATCAGAGCATTCGCTGCATTTACACTGCATTCGACAGGGTGCAATCAGAGACTGTATTTCAGGCCCTGAGCTGTGTGAAGCAAGAAAGTCGAGAGGAGCGTCGAACTGCAATGCTCCACATTCTACAGTGTCTGACAAACACCCATGCATATGCTGGGACGACATTGGCTGGTGTGCAACTGATCAAAGAAGCTTCACATTCCTGCTTTGAGCAGTGTTGTAAGCTTATTGATCTGTCGTTGACCCAGTCTCTGTACGTCGCAGCTGTGCAGCTCAATGTCTGGCTAGCGACCACAGTTCTTGACCAGAGCACAACGAAAGCGTTGCAATGTCTTGCTGTAGCATTACACCTACCACCGACTGCGAAGGCGGATCTTGCTAAAGACTACTTTCTGCGCCGAGTAGCAGACCTGATGAAGGGAGCAGCCGAGCTCGACGCTACGAGGGCCCAATTGAAGCGTACAGACAAATCTGGCGTGGCAGCCCTTCTGCTCAAGCTCAAGATAGAGGacactacatcgacgacaGATGATGAGAATCTAAGTCTGCCAGATGACATTATCAACATGGTCGAACAGGTCGACGAGAGAACACTCGAGCTCTCATTTTCCACGGCCCATCTGAAGCTGCTGCAGCGAAAAGCGATGGGTCTGACAGCAAGTGAAAGCATCATTGTCCGCATAACAAGAGCGCCCAGTGGCTCGTGGGAATCGTTCTGTGTACATGTGTGTGATCCACAAACAGACTGGCACAGCATCAAGCACAATCCCATGAAGCTAAGCCAATCAACGCCACATCGTTTACCCTGTGAGGGAAGAGACACACGTATCGGCTATGCTATTATGAGGAGCGACTGGAGGTGGCTAGTATCGACCCACAGCACACGAGGAACATCAGTCGGCGTCATCTACAGGAACATCGAGCGTGCCATCAAGCTCTTTGGCAACCATTGTATCGTGTGCGATCAGTCCTTGCAAGCTGACCTATACCGGCCAACTCTCTGCGCTGCGAACGGATGTTGGGCGATCTGGATACAGTCGAGTCTGGAAGTACGACTAGCAGATGTCCGTCTTGATGAGCCTGTTGTTGAACTATTGTTGGCAGCGGTGCAAGCCTCCGTTACGTGGATGTCGATCAAAGGTACCCTAGACCTCTTGCCTACGCGCCCTGCTCGGCTCAATCAGAATGCGCCGCTGTTGGACCTCATGAACAAGATACCTTCTATAGCAACGGCAGTGAAAAGCTTGGATGATCTCTATCAGATCAAGTCGAAGTATAG TCTTCGCGGCGAACTGTTGCTATCATGGCTCTGCAACGGCTACAAAGGCGTCCTTGCCTCCGCAAACTCGGGGCCTCTGCGCATTCCTAACCTCCCGAATGTCTTACAATTCGTCATGGTCGATAGCCCTCCACCAATCGCTGCGGCTTTCGCCAAACATGACCACCTGCAACCGCGACAAGTCCTCTTCCATGGTACCAGCATGGACCGTCTTTGGCCAATCCTCTGCCAGGGCTTGAAAGTCCTCAGCAGCACAAGCTTCCAGACTCATGGTGCTGCACATGGAAGTGGTATATACCTGGCAGAGAACCCCTCTACTGCTGTGGGATATGCTAGTCAAGCCCCATGTCAACAGCCGACGTTTGCTGCTCAGCATTCGGCTTATGTGAATAAGAAAGTGTTGCTTGGCATTGAGTATGCCGGGAACGACGCTTCTCGCGGCAACGGCATTCATGTTGCGACAGATCCGACGAAGCTGTTGTTGAGGTATATCTTCTTGCTGCCCGAAGGCTTCCGAGCGCCGATTGCGAATCACGTTGTTCCTGCTATGCTTAGCAATATCAGCACGTTGCGCAGTGGGGTAAGGAAGACGTGA
- a CDS encoding Tyrosinase family protein asqI — MLPSTSLALACLSGRRLYTFAAPTSDSPAAYSSEGAPSSQWPVDYSTSLTHWDTKIANQTSNVQKIYPGYGLDAPRVAPINGTVSDWWYFHAFSLNGDGDVSSVNFNFYTTSPGGYPLLQNKSTILDLEIFGSFPNGTNYWANEYPQTASVMTAGSSSNGKWGPYGSWESSPDGKYWQLDFDMPTSELVGTVKIHSNGAPPHIACGPAVEGGEQEFHPHLWWSNALADGNAEVDLTYKGESLSFYGIGYHDKTWEDQNFYQSVGNWYWAQGRVGPYSFVFYDSRDRNGGEHFLSYIAKDGEIITSTCAENSVIARPWGNDITYPPTMQSGAPLGLTVDFDVEGKNFHVNFTSYGIVTENPAYTRWLATTEGGFEGEEQYNGTTVWEVVKLQ, encoded by the exons ATGCTCCCAAGCACGTCACTGGCACTTGCGTGCCTTTCTGGACGCCGACTCTACACCTTCGCGGCGCCTACATCAGATTCACCCGCTGCCTATAGCTCAGAAGGAGCTCCATCATCACAGTGGCCTGTCGACTACAGCACGTCTCTGACCCACTGGGACACCAAGATCGCGAACCAGACATCGAATGTGCAGAAGATCTACCCTGGCTATGGGCTCGATGCACCTCGCGTGGCGCCAATCAACGGCACTGTATCAGACTGGTGGTACTTCCATGCGTTCTCTCTCAATGGCGATGGTGATGTTTCCAGCGTGAACTTCAACTTCTACACCACATCACCAGGTGGCTACCCACTGCTCCAGAACAAATCTACCATCCTGGACCTAGAGATCTTCGGTAGCTTCCCGAACGGCACAAACTACTGGGCGAACGAATATCCCCAGACAGCATCAGTCATGACTGCAGGTAGCAGCTCGAATGGCAAGTGGGGACCGTACGGCAGCTGGGAGAGTAGTCCCGATGGGAAGTACTGGCAGCTTGACTTTGACATGCCTACTTCTGAGCTTGTTGGAACAGTCAAGATCCACTCG AATGGTGCACCACCTCACATTGCTTGTGGCCCGGCGGTAGAAGGCGGCGAGCAAGAGTTCCACCCTCACCTGTGGTGGTCAAACGCCCTCGCAGACGGTAACGCCGAGGTCGACCTGACATACAAGGGCGAAAGCCTTAGCTTCTATGGCATTGGCTACCACGACAAG ACATGGGAAGACCAAAACTTCTACCAATCAGTCGGAAACTGGTACTGGGCCCAAGGCCGTGTCGGTCCCTACTCCTTCGTCTTCTACGACTCCCGCGACCGCAACGGCGGCGAGCACTTCCTCTCCTACATCGCCAAGGACGGCGAGATCATCACCAGCACATGTGCCGAGAACTCGGTCATCGCACGTCCATGGGGTAACGATATTACCTACCCACCTACCATGCAGAGTGGTGCTCCGCTTGGCTTGACTGTGGATTTTGATGTCGAGGGCAAGAACTTCCACGTCAACTTCACCAGCTACGGCATCGTTACCGAGAACCCAGCATACACGAGATGGCTCGCTACTACTGAGGGAGGTTTTGAGGGCGAGGAACAGTACAACGGTACCACTGTGTGGGAAGTGGTCAAGCTCCAGTAA